One Streptomyces sp. V4I8 genomic window carries:
- a CDS encoding response regulator transcription factor, with translation MAIRVLLVDDQPLLRTGFRMILEAEQDIAVVGEAGDGLQALDQVRALQPDVVLMDIRMPRMDGVEATRQITGPGRDGPAKVLVLTTFDLDEYVVEALKAGASGFLLKDAPANELVQAIRVVAGGEAMLAPSITRRLLDKYATHLPSGDEPVPDTLHTLTDREVEVLKLVARGLSNAEIAADLFVSETTVKTHVGHVLTKLGLRDRVQAAVYAYESGLVRPGAQ, from the coding sequence GTGGCCATCCGCGTCCTACTGGTCGACGACCAGCCGCTGCTGCGTACCGGCTTCCGGATGATTCTGGAAGCGGAGCAGGACATCGCGGTCGTGGGCGAGGCCGGCGACGGCCTCCAGGCTCTCGACCAGGTGCGGGCCCTGCAGCCCGACGTGGTTCTGATGGACATCCGCATGCCTCGGATGGACGGTGTCGAGGCGACCCGGCAGATCACCGGGCCCGGGCGGGACGGTCCGGCGAAGGTGCTGGTGCTGACCACCTTCGATCTCGACGAGTATGTGGTGGAGGCGCTGAAGGCGGGCGCCAGTGGCTTCCTGCTGAAGGACGCCCCGGCCAATGAGCTGGTGCAGGCGATCCGGGTGGTCGCCGGCGGTGAGGCGATGCTCGCGCCGAGCATCACGCGCCGCCTGCTCGACAAGTACGCGACGCATCTGCCGTCGGGCGACGAGCCGGTTCCGGACACCCTGCACACGCTCACCGACCGCGAGGTGGAGGTGCTGAAGCTGGTGGCGCGGGGCCTGTCCAACGCGGAGATCGCCGCGGATCTGTTCGTCAGCGAGACCACGGTGAAGACGCATGTCGGCCATGTGCTCACCAAGCTGGGGTTGCGTGACCGGGTGCAGGCCGCGGTGTACGCGTACGAGAGCGGGCTGGTGCGCCCCGGCGCACAGTAG
- a CDS encoding ABC transporter substrate-binding protein: MNMRNQWPVLPVMAGLASGLLTGCGTETGDSGGTGSSVVMGMSDDVLATDPASGYDPGSWLLFNNVFQSLLSFPKGATEPQPEAAEQCTFSDTEAKVYKCTLRDGLTFSNGDELTSEDVKFSFDRMLKINDPDGPAVMFPTLDKVQTPDEKTVVFRLNTPDATFPSKIASGAGSIVDQEQYDANGLRKDKAAVGSGPYQLDSFDDDEAVFSVNENYKGTAEAQNSGVTLKFFHGDQDALKKALGEGEVDIAYRGLTAGDIADIEKTGADSGVELVEGSSAEVQHLVFNMDDPVAGKLGVRKAIAYLIDRDALIKDVYQGTASPLYSIIPAGIGGHNTAFFDTYGARPSKAKAAAALQDDGITGKVKLTLWSTPSRYGPATDQELKAIAQQLNDSGLFDADVQSVAFDQYEKDIADGKYGVYVKGWIPDYPDADNFTAPFFGKGNVLGNNYSNNAITGSLIPRTASESDRSATDDEFSRLQDIVARELPVLPVWQAKQYAVVRDNVYGLEYCLDASTVFRFWELSKG, translated from the coding sequence GTGAACATGCGCAACCAGTGGCCGGTCCTGCCCGTCATGGCAGGGCTGGCCTCCGGCCTGCTGACCGGCTGCGGAACGGAGACGGGCGATTCCGGGGGGACCGGCAGCTCGGTGGTCATGGGGATGTCCGACGACGTCCTGGCCACCGACCCCGCCTCCGGCTACGACCCCGGCTCCTGGCTGTTGTTCAACAACGTCTTCCAGTCCCTGCTCAGCTTCCCCAAGGGCGCCACCGAACCGCAGCCCGAAGCCGCCGAGCAGTGCACCTTCTCCGACACGGAAGCCAAGGTCTACAAGTGCACGCTCAGAGACGGCCTCACCTTCAGCAACGGTGACGAACTCACCTCCGAGGACGTCAAGTTCTCCTTCGACCGCATGCTGAAGATCAACGACCCCGACGGCCCCGCCGTCATGTTCCCCACCCTCGACAAGGTGCAGACCCCGGACGAGAAGACGGTCGTCTTCCGGCTCAACACCCCGGACGCCACCTTCCCGAGCAAGATAGCCTCCGGTGCCGGCTCCATCGTCGACCAGGAGCAGTACGACGCGAACGGCCTGCGCAAGGACAAGGCAGCGGTCGGCTCGGGCCCGTACCAGCTCGACTCGTTCGACGACGACGAGGCCGTCTTCTCCGTCAACGAGAACTACAAGGGCACCGCGGAGGCACAGAACTCCGGCGTGACCCTGAAGTTCTTCCACGGCGACCAGGACGCCCTGAAGAAGGCCTTGGGCGAAGGCGAGGTCGACATCGCCTACCGAGGCCTCACCGCGGGCGACATCGCCGACATCGAGAAGACCGGCGCCGACTCCGGCGTCGAGCTCGTCGAGGGCAGCAGCGCCGAAGTCCAGCACCTGGTCTTCAACATGGACGACCCGGTCGCCGGAAAGCTCGGCGTCCGCAAGGCCATCGCCTACCTCATCGACCGCGACGCCCTCATCAAGGACGTCTACCAGGGCACCGCCAGCCCGCTGTACTCGATCATCCCGGCCGGTATCGGCGGCCACAACACCGCCTTCTTCGACACCTACGGCGCCCGCCCCTCCAAGGCCAAGGCCGCCGCCGCGCTGCAGGACGACGGCATCACCGGCAAGGTCAAGCTGACCCTCTGGTCCACCCCGTCGCGCTATGGCCCGGCCACCGACCAGGAGCTGAAGGCGATCGCCCAGCAGCTCAACGACAGCGGCCTGTTCGACGCCGATGTGCAGTCCGTCGCGTTCGACCAGTACGAGAAGGACATCGCCGACGGCAAGTACGGCGTGTACGTGAAGGGCTGGATCCCGGACTACCCGGACGCCGACAACTTCACCGCCCCCTTCTTCGGCAAGGGCAACGTGCTGGGCAACAACTACAGCAACAACGCGATCACCGGCTCGCTCATCCCGCGTACCGCCTCCGAGAGCGACCGCTCCGCGACGGACGACGAATTCAGCCGGCTCCAGGACATCGTGGCCAGGGAACTCCCCGTCCTCCCGGTCTGGCAGGCCAAGCAGTACGCCGTCGTCCGCGACAACGTCTACGGCCTGGAGTACTGCCTCGACGCCTCCACCGTCTTCCGCTTCTGGGAGCTGAGCAAGGGCTGA
- a CDS encoding ABC transporter substrate-binding protein: MNRKTLVLSAVIGLLAPVLAACGGTDSGSDGGDAIVVGTTDAFTASKDAPAPLDPAYAYDVGTWNILRQTVQTLMVQPRGEGDPVPEAAQSCGFTDSGNERYACTLRKDLKFANGAPVTAADVKYSIDRARALKADSGVFALLSTIDTVETQGDREVIFHLKTADATFPFKLSTPVAGIVDPDIYAKDKLRDGFEVDGSGPYTLQAEVKNDKLVSAVFTKNPDYKGSLTVNNDKVELRNFADADEMGTALTKGDIDLMTRTMSPEQIQKLSADSDDTLDLVEMSGLEIRYLAFNTNDPSVRTKAVRQAMAQLINRGELVSKVYGSQAEPLYSLVPASVTGHSNAFFNKYGDPSAAKAKSLLEKAGITTPVKLTLHYTTDHYGSATKKEFELLQKQLNDSGLFDVDIEGAPWATFRPAEQKGEYEVYGMGWFPDFPDADNFLAPFLDKDNFLGSPYANSAIRNHLIPESRRVADRLSASGSLTDIQDIVANDVPVIPLWQGKQYVAAGDDVTGTAYVLNSSSTLQLWELGRGVSG; the protein is encoded by the coding sequence ATGAACCGCAAGACTTTGGTGCTGTCGGCCGTCATCGGCCTGCTCGCGCCGGTTCTCGCCGCCTGCGGCGGAACCGACAGCGGTAGCGACGGCGGCGACGCGATCGTCGTCGGCACCACGGACGCGTTCACTGCCTCGAAGGACGCTCCCGCACCCCTCGACCCGGCCTACGCCTACGACGTCGGCACCTGGAACATCCTGCGCCAGACCGTGCAGACCCTGATGGTCCAGCCGCGCGGCGAGGGCGACCCGGTGCCCGAGGCCGCCCAGAGCTGCGGCTTCACCGACAGCGGCAACGAGCGCTACGCCTGCACCCTGCGCAAGGACCTCAAGTTCGCGAACGGCGCCCCCGTCACCGCGGCCGACGTCAAGTACTCCATCGACCGCGCCCGCGCCCTCAAGGCCGACAGCGGCGTCTTCGCGCTGCTGTCCACCATCGACACCGTCGAGACCCAGGGCGACCGCGAGGTCATCTTCCACCTCAAGACCGCCGACGCCACCTTCCCGTTCAAGCTGTCCACCCCGGTCGCCGGCATCGTCGACCCGGACATCTACGCCAAGGACAAGCTGCGCGACGGCTTCGAGGTCGACGGCTCCGGCCCGTACACCCTCCAGGCCGAGGTCAAGAACGACAAGCTGGTCTCCGCCGTGTTCACCAAGAACCCCGACTACAAGGGGAGCCTGACGGTGAACAACGACAAGGTCGAACTGCGCAACTTCGCGGACGCCGACGAAATGGGCACCGCCCTCACCAAGGGCGACATCGACCTGATGACCCGCACCATGTCGCCCGAGCAGATCCAGAAGCTGTCGGCCGACTCCGACGACACCCTCGACCTCGTCGAGATGTCCGGCCTGGAAATCCGCTACCTCGCCTTCAACACCAACGACCCGAGCGTCCGGACCAAGGCCGTCCGCCAGGCGATGGCACAGCTCATCAACCGCGGCGAACTCGTCTCCAAGGTCTATGGCTCCCAGGCCGAACCGCTGTACTCGCTGGTCCCCGCCAGCGTCACGGGCCACTCCAACGCCTTCTTCAACAAGTACGGCGACCCGAGCGCCGCCAAGGCCAAGTCGCTGTTGGAGAAGGCCGGCATCACCACCCCGGTGAAGCTGACGCTGCACTACACCACCGACCACTACGGCTCGGCCACCAAGAAGGAGTTCGAGCTGCTGCAGAAGCAGCTCAACGACAGCGGCCTGTTCGACGTCGACATCGAGGGCGCCCCCTGGGCGACGTTCCGCCCCGCCGAGCAGAAGGGCGAGTACGAGGTCTACGGCATGGGCTGGTTCCCCGACTTCCCCGACGCCGACAACTTCCTCGCGCCCTTCCTCGACAAGGACAACTTCCTCGGCTCGCCCTACGCCAACAGCGCGATCCGCAACCACCTCATCCCGGAGTCCCGCCGCGTGGCCGACCGGCTCTCGGCGTCCGGCAGCCTGACGGACATCCAGGACATCGTCGCCAACGACGTCCCGGTGATCCCGCTGTGGCAGGGCAAGCAGTACGTCGCCGCCGGCGACGACGTCACGGGTACGGCCTATGTGCTCAACTCCTCCTCGACCCTTCAGCTGTGGGAGCTCGGCCGTGGCGTGAGCGGCTGA
- a CDS encoding HAD family hydrolase produces MTSTVPAPVTRTADGSALQAVLLDMDGTLVDTEGFWWDVEVEIFAGLGHTLDDTWRHVVVGGPMTRSAGFLIEATGADITLAELTVLLNQGFEDRIDRALPLMPGAARLLAELAEYEIPTALVSASHRRIIDRVLTSLGPQYFALTVAGDEVARTKPHPDPYLFAAAGLGADPARCAVVEDTATGVAAAEAAGCHVVAVPSVAPITPAARRTVVTSLEEVDLAFLRGLMVA; encoded by the coding sequence ATGACCAGCACGGTCCCCGCGCCAGTAACCCGTACGGCCGACGGTTCGGCACTGCAGGCCGTACTCCTCGACATGGACGGAACCCTGGTGGACACCGAGGGCTTCTGGTGGGACGTCGAGGTCGAGATCTTCGCCGGCCTCGGCCACACCCTCGACGACACCTGGCGCCATGTCGTGGTCGGCGGCCCGATGACCCGCAGCGCGGGCTTCCTGATCGAGGCCACCGGCGCCGACATCACCCTCGCCGAGCTCACGGTGCTGCTCAACCAGGGCTTCGAGGACCGTATCGACCGCGCCCTGCCGCTGATGCCGGGCGCGGCCCGGCTGCTGGCCGAGCTGGCCGAGTACGAGATTCCCACGGCGCTGGTATCCGCCTCGCACCGGCGCATCATCGACCGGGTGCTCACCTCGCTCGGCCCGCAGTACTTCGCGCTCACCGTCGCCGGGGACGAGGTGGCGCGCACCAAGCCGCACCCCGACCCCTACCTGTTCGCCGCGGCCGGACTCGGCGCCGACCCCGCCCGATGCGCCGTCGTCGAGGACACGGCGACCGGCGTCGCCGCAGCCGAGGCCGCGGGCTGCCATGTGGTGGCCGTGCCGTCGGTGGCACCGATCACCCCGGCCGCCCGGCGTACCGTGGTGACCTCGCTGGAAGAGGTCGATCTGGCATTTCTGCGGGGGCTGATGGTGGCCTGA
- the metH gene encoding methionine synthase: MASLPPTPSADSRTRVSALREALATRVVVADGAMGTMLQAQEPTLEDFENLEGCNEILNLTRPDIVRSVHEAYFETGVDCVETNTFGANHSAMAEYDIADRVHELSEAGARIARETADAFGARDGRQRWVLGSIGPGTKLPTLGHIGYGTLRDGFQANAEGLLAGGADALIVETTQDLLQTKSSILGARRAMEATGTDVPLLVSMAFETTGTMLLGSEIGAALTALEPLGIDMIGLNCSTGPAEMSEHLRYLARHSRTPLLCMPNAGLPILTKDGAHFPLDPEGLADAQETFVRDYGLNLIGGCCGTTPEHLRQLVERVREATPGERRPQPEPGAASLYQTVPFRQDTSYLAIGERTNANGSKKFREAMLAARWDDCVEMAREQIREGAHMLDLCVDYVGRDGVADMEELAGRFATASTLPIVLDSTEVPVIQAGLEKLGGRAVINSVNYEDGDGPESRFAKVTQLAREHGAALIALTIDEEGQARTPEKKVEIAERLIDDLTGNWGILESDILIDTLTFTICTGQEESRKDGIATIEAIRELKRRHPDVQTTLGLSNISFGLNPAARILLNSVFLDECVKAGLDSAIVHASKILPIARFSEEEVQTALDLIHDRRAEGYDPLQKLMQLFEGATTKSLKAGRAEELAALPLEERLKRRIIDGEKNGLEADLDDALQTRAALDIVNETLLDGMKVVGELFGSGQMQLPFVLQSAEVMKTAVAHLEPYMEKSDADGKGTIVLATVRGDVHDIGKNLVDIILSNNGYNVVNLGIKQPVSAILEAAEEHRADVIGMSGLLVKSTVIMKENLEELNQRGLAADYPVILGGAALTRAYVEQDLHEIYEGEVRYARDAFEGLRLMDALIGVKRGVPGAKLPDLKQRRVRTAATAAVLDERPEEGHVRSDVATDNPLPEPPFWGTRVIKGIQLKEYASWLDEGALFKGQWGLKETRTGGGPSYEELVETEGRPRLRGLLDRLQTENLLEAAVVYGYFPCVSKDDDLILLDEHGNERTRFTFPRQRRGRRLCLADFFRPQESGETDVVGLQVVTVGSRIGEETARMFEANAYRDYLELHGLSVQLAEALAEYWHARVRSELGFAGEDPADIEDMFALKYRGARFSLGYGACPNLEDRSKIADLLQPERIGVHLSEEFQLHPEQSTDAIVIHHPEAKYFNAR; the protein is encoded by the coding sequence ATGGCCTCGTTGCCACCGACCCCTTCCGCCGACAGCCGGACCCGTGTGTCCGCCCTCCGTGAGGCCCTCGCCACCCGTGTGGTGGTCGCCGACGGAGCGATGGGCACCATGTTGCAGGCCCAGGAGCCCACCCTCGAGGACTTCGAGAACCTCGAAGGCTGCAACGAGATCCTCAACCTCACCCGGCCCGACATCGTCCGCTCCGTCCACGAGGCCTACTTCGAGACGGGCGTGGACTGCGTCGAGACCAACACCTTCGGCGCCAACCACTCGGCCATGGCCGAGTACGACATCGCCGACCGCGTCCATGAGCTGTCCGAGGCGGGCGCCCGTATCGCCCGCGAGACCGCCGACGCGTTCGGCGCCCGCGACGGCCGCCAGCGGTGGGTGCTCGGATCGATCGGCCCCGGTACGAAGCTGCCGACCCTCGGCCACATCGGCTACGGCACACTGCGCGACGGCTTCCAGGCGAACGCCGAGGGCCTGCTCGCCGGCGGTGCGGACGCCCTGATCGTGGAGACCACACAGGACCTCCTGCAGACGAAGTCGTCGATCCTGGGCGCCCGGCGCGCCATGGAGGCGACCGGCACCGACGTCCCGCTGCTGGTCTCCATGGCCTTCGAGACGACCGGCACCATGCTGCTCGGTTCCGAGATCGGCGCCGCGCTGACCGCGCTGGAGCCCCTCGGCATCGACATGATCGGCCTGAACTGCTCGACCGGCCCCGCCGAGATGAGCGAGCACCTGCGCTACCTGGCCCGGCACTCCCGCACCCCCCTGCTGTGCATGCCCAACGCCGGCCTGCCGATCCTCACCAAGGACGGCGCCCACTTCCCGCTCGACCCCGAGGGCCTGGCCGACGCCCAGGAGACCTTCGTACGGGACTACGGGCTGAACCTCATCGGCGGCTGCTGCGGCACGACCCCCGAGCACCTCAGGCAGCTCGTGGAGCGGGTGCGGGAAGCCACGCCCGGCGAGCGCCGGCCGCAGCCGGAACCCGGCGCCGCCTCCCTCTACCAGACGGTCCCGTTCCGTCAGGACACCTCCTACCTGGCCATCGGCGAGCGCACCAACGCCAACGGCTCGAAGAAGTTCCGCGAGGCCATGCTGGCGGCCCGCTGGGACGACTGCGTCGAGATGGCCCGCGAGCAGATCCGCGAGGGCGCGCACATGCTCGACCTGTGCGTGGACTACGTCGGCCGCGACGGCGTCGCCGACATGGAGGAACTGGCCGGCCGCTTCGCCACCGCCTCGACCCTGCCGATCGTGCTGGACTCCACCGAGGTGCCCGTCATCCAGGCCGGTCTGGAGAAGCTCGGCGGGCGCGCGGTCATCAACTCCGTCAACTACGAGGACGGCGACGGCCCCGAGTCCCGCTTCGCGAAGGTCACCCAGCTCGCCCGCGAGCACGGCGCCGCGCTGATCGCGCTGACCATCGACGAGGAGGGCCAGGCCCGCACCCCGGAGAAGAAGGTCGAGATCGCCGAGCGGCTGATCGACGACCTGACCGGCAACTGGGGCATCCTCGAGTCGGACATCCTCATCGACACCCTGACCTTCACCATCTGCACCGGTCAGGAAGAGTCCCGCAAGGACGGCATCGCCACCATCGAGGCGATCCGCGAACTCAAGCGACGCCACCCGGACGTCCAGACCACCCTGGGCCTGTCCAACATCTCCTTCGGCCTCAACCCGGCCGCCCGCATCCTGCTCAACTCCGTCTTCCTCGACGAGTGCGTCAAGGCGGGCCTGGACTCGGCCATCGTCCACGCCTCGAAGATCCTGCCGATCGCCCGCTTCAGCGAGGAAGAGGTACAGACGGCCCTCGACCTCATCCACGACCGGCGCGCCGAGGGCTACGACCCCCTCCAGAAGCTCATGCAGCTCTTCGAGGGCGCCACCACCAAGTCCCTCAAGGCGGGCCGGGCAGAGGAACTGGCCGCCCTCCCGCTGGAGGAGCGCCTCAAGCGCCGCATCATCGACGGCGAGAAGAACGGCCTGGAAGCCGACCTCGACGACGCCCTCCAGACCCGCGCCGCCCTCGACATCGTCAACGAGACCCTCCTGGACGGCATGAAGGTCGTCGGCGAGCTGTTCGGCTCCGGCCAGATGCAGCTGCCGTTCGTGCTCCAGTCGGCCGAGGTCATGAAGACCGCCGTCGCCCACCTCGAACCGTACATGGAGAAGTCCGACGCCGACGGCAAGGGCACCATCGTGCTGGCCACCGTGCGCGGCGACGTCCACGACATCGGCAAGAACCTCGTCGACATCATCCTGTCCAACAACGGCTACAACGTGGTCAACCTGGGCATCAAGCAGCCCGTCTCCGCCATCCTGGAAGCCGCCGAGGAGCACCGCGCCGACGTCATCGGCATGTCCGGCCTGCTGGTCAAGTCCACGGTGATCATGAAGGAGAACCTGGAGGAGCTCAACCAGCGTGGCCTGGCGGCGGACTACCCGGTCATCCTCGGCGGCGCCGCCCTCACGCGCGCGTACGTCGAGCAGGACCTGCACGAGATCTACGAGGGCGAAGTCCGCTACGCCCGGGACGCGTTCGAGGGCCTGCGCCTGATGGACGCCCTCATCGGCGTCAAGCGGGGCGTGCCCGGCGCGAAGCTGCCCGACCTCAAGCAGCGCCGGGTCAGGACCGCGGCCACCGCGGCCGTACTCGACGAGCGTCCGGAAGAAGGCCACGTCCGTTCCGACGTCGCCACCGACAACCCGCTCCCCGAGCCGCCGTTCTGGGGCACCCGCGTCATCAAGGGCATCCAGCTCAAGGAATACGCGTCCTGGCTCGACGAGGGCGCCCTCTTCAAGGGCCAGTGGGGCCTGAAGGAGACCCGCACCGGCGGCGGACCGTCGTACGAGGAACTCGTCGAGACCGAGGGCCGCCCGCGGCTGCGCGGACTGCTCGACCGGCTCCAGACGGAGAACCTCCTCGAAGCGGCCGTGGTCTACGGCTACTTCCCGTGCGTCTCCAAGGACGACGACCTGATCCTTCTCGACGAGCACGGCAACGAACGCACCCGCTTCACCTTCCCGCGCCAGCGCCGCGGCCGCCGCCTGTGCCTCGCGGACTTCTTCCGCCCGCAGGAGTCGGGCGAGACGGACGTCGTGGGCCTCCAGGTGGTCACCGTGGGCTCGCGGATCGGCGAGGAGACCGCGCGGATGTTCGAGGCGAACGCCTACCGCGACTACCTGGAACTGCACGGCCTGTCCGTCCAGCTGGCCGAGGCGCTCGCCGAGTACTGGCACGCGCGCGTGCGTTCCGAGCTGGGCTTCGCCGGTGAGGACCCGGCCGACATCGAGGACATGTTCGCGCTGAAGTACCGGGGCGCCCGCTTCTCCCTCGGCTACGGCGCCTGCCCCAACCTGGAGGACCGGTCCAAGATCGCCGACCTGCTCCAGCCGGAGCGCATCGGCGTCCACCTGTCCGAGGAGTTCCAGCTGCACCCCGAGCAGTCCACGGACGCCATCGTCATCCACCACCCGGAGGCGAAGTACTTCAACGCACGATGA
- a CDS encoding IclR family transcriptional regulator, producing MARNIQSLERAAAMLRLLAGGERRLGLSDIASSLGLAKGTAHGILRTLQQEGFVEQDDASGRYQLGAELLRLGTTYLDVHELRARALVWTDDLARSSGESVYLGVLHQQGVLIVHHVFRPDDSRQVLEIGAMQPLHSTALGKVLSAYDPVAHSEVIEADRKAYTDRTVCELDGFEHILDMTRARGYAADVEETWEGVAALAAPIHDRRRMPVGAVGITGAVERLCRDGELRPELIAAVRDCARAVSRDLGAGRF from the coding sequence ATGGCACGGAACATCCAGTCGCTCGAACGGGCGGCCGCGATGCTGCGGCTTCTCGCAGGCGGCGAGCGACGCCTCGGCCTGTCGGACATCGCCTCGTCACTGGGCCTCGCCAAGGGCACCGCCCACGGGATTCTGCGCACCCTCCAGCAGGAGGGTTTCGTCGAGCAGGACGACGCCTCGGGGCGTTACCAGCTGGGCGCCGAGCTGCTGCGCCTGGGCACCACCTACCTGGACGTGCACGAGCTGCGGGCACGCGCGCTGGTGTGGACGGACGACCTGGCCCGCTCCAGCGGGGAGAGCGTCTACCTGGGCGTGCTGCACCAGCAGGGGGTGCTGATCGTCCACCACGTCTTCCGCCCGGACGACAGCAGGCAAGTGCTGGAGATCGGCGCCATGCAGCCGCTGCACTCCACGGCCCTGGGCAAGGTCCTGTCGGCGTACGACCCGGTCGCGCACAGCGAGGTGATCGAGGCCGACCGCAAGGCCTACACGGACCGGACCGTGTGCGAGCTGGACGGCTTCGAGCACATCCTCGACATGACACGCGCGCGTGGCTACGCGGCGGACGTCGAGGAGACCTGGGAGGGCGTCGCCGCCCTGGCCGCCCCCATCCACGACCGGCGTCGCATGCCGGTCGGCGCGGTCGGTATCACCGGCGCCGTGGAACGGCTGTGCCGGGACGGCGAGCTGCGTCCCGAGCTGATCGCGGCGGTGCGGGACTGCGCCCGCGCGGTGTCGCGGGACCTGGGCGCCGGGCGGTTCTGA
- a CDS encoding MIP/aquaporin family protein, with translation MSSSDIFIGETIGTAILILLGGGVCAAVTLKASKARNAGWLAITFGWGFAVLTAVYTSAPLSGAHLNPAVTVALAIKDGEWSNVPTYFAGQLLGAMIGAALVWVAYYGQFHAHLTDKEIVGGPGAQATATKAVEAQEKGAGPVLGIFSTGPEIRNAVQNLATEIIGTVVLVLAVLTQGLNDAGNGLGTLGALITALVVVSIGLSLGGPTGYAINPARDLGPRIVHALLPLPNKGGSDWGYAWIPVVGPLIGGAIAAGIYNVAFA, from the coding sequence GTGTCCAGCTCCGACATCTTCATCGGCGAGACCATCGGTACCGCCATACTCATCCTGCTCGGCGGGGGCGTCTGCGCCGCCGTCACGCTGAAGGCCTCCAAGGCCCGCAACGCCGGCTGGCTCGCCATCACCTTCGGGTGGGGCTTCGCAGTACTCACGGCGGTGTACACCTCGGCGCCGCTGTCCGGCGCCCATCTGAACCCGGCCGTGACCGTCGCACTCGCGATCAAGGACGGCGAGTGGAGCAATGTTCCGACGTACTTCGCCGGACAGCTGCTCGGCGCCATGATCGGTGCGGCCCTGGTCTGGGTCGCCTACTACGGCCAGTTCCACGCCCACCTCACCGACAAGGAGATCGTCGGCGGTCCGGGTGCGCAGGCCACGGCGACCAAGGCCGTCGAGGCCCAGGAGAAGGGCGCCGGCCCGGTCCTGGGCATCTTCTCCACCGGTCCCGAGATCCGGAACGCGGTGCAGAACCTCGCCACGGAGATCATCGGCACCGTCGTACTGGTCCTGGCCGTCCTCACGCAGGGCCTGAACGACGCCGGCAACGGCCTCGGCACCCTGGGCGCCCTGATCACCGCGCTCGTGGTCGTCTCCATCGGTCTGTCGCTCGGCGGCCCGACCGGTTACGCGATCAACCCGGCCCGTGACCTCGGTCCGCGTATCGTCCACGCCCTTCTGCCGCTGCCCAACAAGGGCGGTTCCGACTGGGGCTACGCCTGGATCCCGGTGGTCGGCCCGCTGATCGGCGGCGCCATCGCTGCAGGCATCTACAACGTCGCTTTCGCCTAG